A window of Ictalurus furcatus strain D&B chromosome 18, Billie_1.0, whole genome shotgun sequence contains these coding sequences:
- the LOC128622688 gene encoding vitelline membrane outer layer protein 1 produces MYFVLTVVLPLFMLSFGECASVNDTQSKIAAPYPSMISVLNGQRWGTWGTAVKCPSGTYATGFSLKVETNQWSGDDTALNGIALQCSKPIGLTGYVGPYTTIRSAEGSWGTWTQSIWCPKGVLKSFQLRVESYQGVFFDDTAANNIRFTCTGGNVLEGSGMSWGSWGTWSSVCGGTGICGLQTKVEPPQGISDDTSLNDVVFYCC; encoded by the exons ATGTATTTTGTGCTTACTGTTGTTTTGCCTCTGTTCATGCTTTCCTTCGGGGAGTGTGCAAGTGTCAACGACACACAAAGCAAAATTGCCGCCCCGTATCCCAGTATGATTTCTGTGTTGAATGGACAGAGATGGGGAACATGGGGAACTGCAGTGAAGTGTCCTTCAGGCACATACGCTACGGGCTTTAGCCTCAAG gtTGAGACAAATCAGTGGTCTGGGGATGACACAGCCCTAAATGGAATTGCCCTTCAGTGCTCTAAACCAATCGGGCTTACTGGTTATGTCGGGCCCTATACAACCATCAGGTCTGCTGAAGGAAg TTGGGGAACCTGGACACAGAGCATCTGGTGCCCCAAAGGAGTACTCAAATCTTTCCAGCTGCGAGTGGAGAGTTATCAGGGAGTGTTTTTTGATGACACCGCTGCTAACAACATCAG GTTCACGTGCACCGGAGGCAATGTGTTGGAAGGCAGTGGAATGAGCTGGGGTAGCTGGGGTACCTGGAGCTCAGTTTGTGGTGGAACTGGGATTTGTGGGCTCCAAACGAAAGTGGAGCCACCTCAGGGCATATCGGATGATACATCTCTCAACGATGTCGTCTTCTATTGCTGCTAA
- the LOC128622671 gene encoding vitelline membrane outer layer protein 1-like, translating to MYFVLTVVLPLLMLSFGECASVNDTQSKIAAPYPSMISVLNGQRWGTWGTAVKCPSGTYATGFSLKVETNQWSGDDTALNGIALQCSKPIGLTGYVGPYTTIRSAEGSWGTWTQSIWCPKGVLKSFQLRVESYQGVLFDDTAANNIRFTCTGGNVLEGSGMSWGSWGTWSSVCGGTGICGLQTKVEPPQGISDDIDQGMPFVSKLMSDLCRLLQVKHLKTSVYHPQTDGLVERFNQMLKQMLRRVVDEEGRNWDLLLPYVLFAIRECPQASTGFTPFELLFGR from the exons ATGTATTTTGTGCTTACTGTTGTTTTGCCTCTGCTCATGCTTTCCTTCGGGGAGTGTGCAAGTGTCAACGACACACAAAGCAAAATTGCCGCCCCGTATCCCAGTATGATTTCTGTGTTGAATGGACAGAGATGGGGAACATGGGGAACTGCAGTGAAGTGTCCTTCAGGCACATACGCTACGGGCTTTAGCCTCAAG gtTGAGACAAATCAGTGGTCTGGGGATGACACAGCCCTAAATGGAATTGCCCTTCAGTGCTCTAAACCGATCGGGCTTACTGGTTATGTCGGGCCCTATACAACCATCAGGTCTGCTGAAGGAAg TTGGGGAACCTGGACACAGAGCATCTGGTGCCCCAAAGGAGTACTCAAATCTTTCCAGCTGCGAGTGGAGAGTTATCAGGGAGTGCTTTTTGATGACACCGCTGCTAACAACATCAG GTTCACGTGCACCGGAGGCAATGTGTTGGAAGGCAGTGGAATGAGCTGGGGTAGCTGGGGTACCTGGAGCTCAGTTTGTGGTGGAACTGGGATTTGTGGGCTCCAAACGAAAGTGGAGCCACCTCAGGGCATATCGGATGACATCGACCAAGGTATGCCTTTTGTGTCCAagctaatgtctgatctgtgtcggctgttacAGGTGAAACACCTCAAGACGTCCGTCTACCACCCGCAAACTGATGGACTGGTCGAGAGATTCAACCAGATGCTAAAACAGATGTTACGCCGGGTGGTAGacgaggaaggaaggaactgggacctcctccttccCTACGTGCTCTTCGCCATCcgggagtgcccccaggcgtccacgggcttcacccccttCGAGCTCCTCTTCGGACGGTAA